The following are encoded together in the Zingiber officinale cultivar Zhangliang chromosome 8A, Zo_v1.1, whole genome shotgun sequence genome:
- the LOC122008954 gene encoding pentatricopeptide repeat-containing protein At4g36680, mitochondrial-like: protein MAHARRHVALLVHARRCFSASAVPRPACVHEVRRLALLRRFSDIESLLEPLKDSKDASSEPFLASVAAAYASAGMVEHAFRTLEDLPRLGSPRTALSLNALLSALNHSPRRLGHHRLVPELFSDVPRKFSIVPDAVSYGILVKYHCLAGESKKAFPIIKEMEEKKIEVTSVIYTTILDSLYKDSKPQEAETLWKEMGIKGVKPDLPAYNVRVMHKALVGKPDEVLDLIAEMEAAGLEPDIISYNYLIACYCKHRKTKDAKKVYHGLEEKGCVPNSVTFMNLLSALSKNRDFVGCMKVLADCIKHSNIPDLGSIKLLVKELVKASRPRDARRVITRLEKKFPEDFVGDWKKLEKLVSRSKDVKKSDQKIDAPHMKDQNGSEIQSKSW from the coding sequence atggcgCACGCTCGCCGCCACGTCGCGCTCCTCGTCCATGCCCGGCGATGCTTCTCCGCCTCTGCTGTGCCCCGTCCCGCCTGCGTCCACGAGGTCCGCCGCCTCGCTCTCCTCCGCCGCTTCTCCGACATCGAGTCCCTCCTCGAACCTCTCAAGGACAGCAAGGACGCTTCCTCGGAGCCCTTTCTCGCTTCCGTCGCCGCCGCCTACGCATCTGCCGGAATGGTCGAACACGCCTTCCGCACCCTCGAGGATCTCCCTCGCCTGGGCTCTCCCCGCACCGCCCTCTCCCTTAACGCCCTCCTTTCTGCCCTCAACCACTCACCCCGCCGTCTTGGACACCACCGCTTAGTGCCCGAGCTGTTCTCCGACGTCCCCCGAAAATTCTCCATCGTCCCCGATGCGGTCTCGTACGGCATCCTCGTCAAGTACCACTGCCTTGCCGGAGAGTCCAAGAAGGCCTTCCCGATCATCAAGGAGATGGAGGAAAAGAAGATCGAGGTCACTTCCGTGATCTATACCACCATCCTTGATTCTCTATACAAGGACAGCAAACCGCAGGAGGCCGAGACGCTTTGGAAGGAAATGGGCATTAAAGGGGTAAAGCCCGATCTCCCCGCTTACAATGTGCGGGTTATGCACAAAGCTCTTGTTGGGAAGCCAGATGAGGTCCTTGATCTTATTGCTGAGATGGAGGCCGCAGGATTGGAGCCAGATATCATCTCCTATAACTATTTGATCGCTTGTTATTGTAAACATCGCAAGACTAAGGATGCAAAGAAGGTCTACCACGGATTAGAGGAGAAGGGATGTGTGCCGAATTCTGTGACCTTTATGAATCTTCTTTCAGCTTTGAGTAAAAATCGGGATTTTGTGGGGTGTATGAAGGTGTTGGCAGATTGCATTAAACATAGCAACATACCTGATTTGGGTTCCATTAAGCTGCTGGTGAAGGAGTTGGTGAAAGCTTCTAGGCCGAGAGATGCAAGGAGGGTGATTactagattggaaaagaaattccCAGAAGATTTTGTTGGAGATTGGAAGAAACTGGAGAAGTTGGTTAGTCGTAGTAAGGATGTAAAGAAATCTGATCAAAAAATAGATGCTCCACATATGAAAGATCAAAATGGTAGTGAAATACAATCAAAATCATGGTGA
- the LOC122008951 gene encoding V-type proton ATPase subunit F → MAGRAQIRTNNSALIAMIADEDTVTGFLLAGVGNVDIRRKANYLIVDSKTTVKAIEDAFKEFTSREDIAVVLISQYIANMIRFLVDSYNKPVPAILEIPSKDHPYDPAHDSVLSRVRYLFSAESVASGRR, encoded by the exons ATGGCTGGGAGAGCTCAGATCCGGACAAATAATTCAGCCCTCATAGCTATGATAGCTGATGAG GATACTGTCACTGGTTTTTTGTTGGCTGGTGTTGGGAATGTTGATATTCGGCGAAAGGCAAATTACCTGATTGTGGACTCAA AAACAACTGTCAAGGCTATAGAAGATGCATTTAAAGAATTCACCTCAAGGGAGGACATTGCTGTTGTTTTGATCAGCCAATAT ATTGCAAATATGATCCGCTTCCTAGTTGACAGCTACAACAAACCCGTGCCCGCCATTTTGGAGATTCCATCGAAAGATCATCCATACGACCCTGCTCATGATTCTGTTCTTTCTCGTGTGCGGTATCTTTTCTCCGCCGAATCGGTAGCCTCAGGAAGACGATGA
- the LOC122008952 gene encoding E3 ubiquitin-protein ligase RING1-like, whose protein sequence is MSSAGSHGSGAAASEYQNYFCHRCQRTVSLPAAAFEIVCPVCHDDFLEEVEPPIPSPSPNSISNSASGNPVIVQSFASPFFSSSSPAPASFDLRQPSGLADLLGPEIFVSRSGPGAPTSATGEVPFNPMVFLQDYLQQFASGGANIQVVIGGGPDGGIGNIGDYFIGSGLEQLIQHLTENDPNRYGTPPAAKTAVANLPDIKISRELLASDEAKCSVCMDTFEMGIEAKKMPCKHIFHKDCILPWLELHNSCPVCRYELPTDDLDYEQRRGAPVVPSAQATAGTRDSGSVSGATAGAFIEGDSANPRMTERRFRISLPWPFRMFETQAEGSNADGRGNDGNNGSNAQSGRQEDGR, encoded by the coding sequence ATGTCTTCCGCCGGTAGCCATGGAAGTGGGGCCGCCGCCTCCGAGTACCAGAACTACTTCTGCCACCGGTGCCAGCGCACTGTCTCCCTACCCGCCGCAGCCTTCGAGATCGTCTGCCCCGTCTGCCACGATGACTTCCTCGAAGAGGTTGAGCCCCCCATCCCTAGTCCCAGCCCTAATAGCATATCTAATTCTGCCTCTGGCAATCCTGTTATCGTTCAATCCTTTGCTTCCccgttcttctcctcctcttcccccGCCCCCGCTAGCTTCGACCTCAGGCAACCCAGTGGCCTTGCCGATCTCCTCGGCCCTGAAATATTCGTCTCCCGCTCTGGACCTGGTGCCCCCACTAGTGCTACTGGCGAGGTTCCCTTCAATCCGATGGTCTTCTTGCAGGATTACCTCCAGCAATTTGCGTCTGGAGGTGCCAATATCCAGGTCGTGATTGGGGGCGGACCTGACGGTGGAATTGGGAACATCGGGGATTACTTTATCGGCTCTGGCCTTGAGCAGCTTATCCAGCACCTTACTGAGAATGATCCCAATCGTTATGGAACCCCTCCTGCGGCCAAGACTGCCGTTGCAAACCTTCCGGACATCAAAATTAGTAGAGAGTTGCTTGCCTCTGATGAAGCGAAGTGCTCTGTCTGCATGGACACTTTTGAGATGGGAATCGAGGCCAAGAAGATGCCTTGCAAGCATATCTTTCACAAAGACTGCATCTTGCCATGGCTCGAATTGCACAATTCCTGCCCAGTTTGTCGTTATGAGCTTCCGACTGATGATCTAGACTATGAGCAACGTAGGGGGGCACCAGTGGTCCCTTCAGCGCAGGCAACTGCTGGAACAAGGGATTCTGGTAGTGTTTCTGGGGCAACTGCTGGAGCTTTCATTGAAGGAGATTCTGCTAACCCTAGAATGACTGAGAGAAGGTTTAGAATTTCACTGCCGTGGCCTTTTAGAATGTTTGAGACACAAGCAGAAGGTAGCAATGCTGATGGTCGAGGAAATGATGGGAACAATGGCTCCAATGCACAGTCTGGTCGGCAAGAAGATGGACGCTAA